A single region of the Brachypodium distachyon strain Bd21 chromosome 3, Brachypodium_distachyon_v3.0, whole genome shotgun sequence genome encodes:
- the LOC100825626 gene encoding malonyl-CoA:anthocyanidin 5-O-glucoside-6''-O-malonyltransferase, which yields MAPAPSSFQHVTVLSRCEVSPSPPAPGPRALPLTFFDLVFWGFPPVQRLFFYDDPAGLVDVPGFLAHDLPLFRDSLAAALHRFYPLAGKLPCELPPEGPPEVVCSDGDSVRLTVAVAGEDDDFRDLAGDHPRDTARLRPLLPPLFEHGGCRDVFAVQLTVFPRAGICVGTTLHHAVADGSGYAHFIRTWAVFHRLGPKKKNAIDVAPPLLDRGAVRDDGGRLREAFLRDHRALAAAGDTRLGDWDLSVQGAGGVQLATFRFTGELLRKLGGRVESETSARGCSPYAVACGAAWAGIAHARGGIGVGIGKEQQFGFVTGCKPRANPPVPASYFGNCLGLCRVRVEEQEGKELTASVASAAIWREIEGLAEPGRALRGARGWVRLVRDSAAARAVTVAGSPKLGMYAAADMGGAPWGRPRKVEIASVERTGALALAEDGGGIEVGVALPRAEMEAFQSFFSALVASCDSSC from the coding sequence ATGGCGCCGGCACCATCATCATTCCAGCACGTGACAGTGCTATCGCGATGCGAGgtctcgccctcgccgccggcgccggggccgcgGGCGCTGCCGCTGACGTTCTTCGACCTCGTCTTCTGGGGCTTCCCGCCCGTGCAGCGCCTCTTCTTCTACGACGACCCGGCCGGCCTCGTGGACGTCCCGGGCTTCCTCGCCCACGACCTGCCCCTCTTCAGGgactccctcgccgccgcgctccaccGCTTCTACCCGCTGGCCGGGAAGCTGCCCTGCGAGCTACCACCGGAAGGGCCGCCCGAGGTCGTGTGCTCAGACGGCGACTCCGTTCGGCTGACTgtggccgttgccggggaagacgacgactTCCGCGACCTCGCGGGCGACCACCCCCGCGACACCGCCAGGCtccggccgctgctgccgcccctGTTCGAGCACGGCGGGTGTCGGGACGTCTTCGCCGTGCAGCTCACCGTGTTCCCGCGCGCCGGCATCTGCGTCGGCACCACGCTGCACCACGCCGTGGCCGACGGCTCCGGCTACGCGCACTTCATCAGGACGTGGGCCGTCTTCCACCGCCTGGgcccgaagaagaagaatgcgATTGacgtggcgccgccgctgttgGACCGCGGCGCGGTGCGCGACGACGGCGGGCGGCTGAGGGAGGCGTTCCTCCGCGACCACAGGGCgctcgcggcggccggggacACGCGGCTCGGCGACTGGGACCTCAGCGTCCAGGGGGCAGGCGGCGTGCAGCTCGCGACGTTCCGGTTCACGGGCGAGCTGCTCCGGAAGCTCGGGGGCCGCGTGGAGTCGGAGACCTCGGCGCGCGGGTGCTCCCCGTACGCGGTGGCCTGCGGCGccgcgtgggccggcatcgcgcacgcccgcggcggcatcggcgTCGGCATCGGCAAGGAGCAGCAGTTCGGGTTCGTGACCGGGTGCAAGCCCCGCGCGAACCCGCCGGTACCGGCGAGCTACTTCGGCAACTGCCTGGGCCTCTGCCGCGTCCGCGTGGAAGAGCAGGAGGGCAAGGAGCTCACGGCGAgcgtggcgtcggcggcgatcTGGCGGGAGATCGAGGGGCTGGCGGAGCCAGGGCGCGCGCTGCGGGGCGCGCGCGGGTGGGTGCGGTTGGTGCGGGatagcgcggcggcgcgggccgtGACGGTTGCCGGGTCGCCGAAGCTCGGGATgtacgcggcggcggacaTGGGAGGCGCGCCCTGGGGCCGGCCGCGGAAGGTGGAGATCGCGTCCGTGGAGCGCACGGGcgcgctggcgctggcggaggacggcggcgggatcgAGGTCGGGGTGGCGCTGCCGCGAGCGGAGATGGAGGCGTTCCAATCCTTCTTcagcgccctcgtcgcctccTGTGACTCCTCCTGCTGA